CGTGCCGGGCGCCGGGGTAGACGCGCTCCTCGAACAGCAGGCCGCGCAGGCGGTCGGTGCCGGTTCGGGTGTCGGCCAGGGGCACCAGGTCGTCGGCGTCGCCGTGCAGCCACAACGTCGGCAGGTGTTCCAGCGCCGGCCCGTAGTTGACGTCGTCGATCGCGCGTTCCAACGCCTCCAACGTCTCCCGCCGGTACGGGCCGTGCCACACCAACGGGTCGGCCGCGTACCGCTTGCCCACTTCCGCGTCGCGCGACAGCACGTCCGGGTCCAGCGGCACGTCCGGAATCTCCTTGCGGCCCAACAGGTCCAGCCCCTGCCAGGTGCCCAGCACCGGCGCCGACAGCACCAGCGCGGACAACGGGTTCCGCTGGGCGTACCGGGCCGCGACCAGGCCGCCCTCCGCGTGCCCGATCAGCACCGTCGGCAGGTCGGACGACGCCGAGCTGATCGTCGCGCCGACGTCCGCGACCACGCCGTCGAAGTCGGTGATCAGCGCCCGTTCGCCCTCGGACCGGCCGTGCCCGACGTGGTCGGCCGCCACGACCAGCGCGCCCGCCCCCACCAGCGCCTCGGCGACGTGCGCGTATCTGCCGCTGTGCTCGCCGTACCCGTGCACGAGCACGGCCAGCCAGCCGGCGTCCAGGTTGGGCCAG
This is a stretch of genomic DNA from Saccharothrix ecbatanensis. It encodes these proteins:
- a CDS encoding alpha/beta fold hydrolase, which encodes MIESNVPGHAGELAVRTWPNLDAGWLAVLVHGYGEHSGRYAHVAEALVGAGALVVAADHVGHGRSEGERALITDFDGVVADVGATISSASSDLPTVLIGHAEGGLVAARYAQRNPLSALVLSAPVLGTWQGLDLLGRKEIPDVPLDPDVLSRDAEVGKRYAADPLVWHGPYRRETLEALERAIDDVNYGPALEHLPTLWLHGDADDLVPLADTRTGTDRLRGLLFEERVYPGARHEVFNEINSDEVLADVVEFVHRVLDLP